A portion of the Bacillus thuringiensis genome contains these proteins:
- a CDS encoding NADH-dependent flavin oxidoreductase, with product MMKQKYNKILSPYNLANGTTLKNRVVVAPMTTYSGQEDGRVSDEELAYYRRRAEGPGMFITAAATISPVATSFPRQMKVYEEKSISGLTNLATSIKEKGARAILQLHHGGSESLPGYTGGEQMVSPSGIVASIYKEAGEEYTPRELSEDEIVSTIQDFGRATYLAIKAGFDGVEIHGANGYLIQQFFSAYSNHRSDHWGGSLEKRMNFPLAVIEEVKRVRDHYASKQFIIGYRFSPEEQEESGIKMDDTVAFVNRLADQELSYLHLSVKNVWSLPRSGSNRTLTRTEIFRDVIAGRTSFISLGSIYTPDEALDVLEKDVPLFALGREILMEPDWVKKVEEGREENIVIILPRDSRSKLEIPNQMWANIITRDGMPEKR from the coding sequence ATGATGAAACAAAAATATAACAAGATACTATCGCCATATAATCTTGCCAATGGAACTACTCTTAAAAACAGAGTTGTAGTTGCACCTATGACAACTTACTCCGGTCAAGAAGACGGGCGTGTTTCCGACGAAGAGCTTGCCTACTATAGAAGAAGAGCAGAAGGTCCAGGGATGTTTATTACAGCTGCAGCTACGATTTCACCTGTAGCTACAAGCTTTCCTAGACAAATGAAAGTGTATGAAGAGAAGAGTATCAGTGGTCTTACAAATCTAGCAACTTCAATTAAAGAAAAAGGGGCAAGAGCGATTTTACAGCTTCATCATGGCGGTAGTGAATCTCTTCCAGGGTATACAGGCGGAGAACAAATGGTTAGTCCAAGCGGTATTGTAGCAAGCATTTATAAAGAAGCTGGAGAAGAATATACCCCCCGTGAGTTAAGTGAAGATGAAATTGTATCTACGATTCAAGACTTTGGAAGAGCAACCTATTTAGCTATCAAAGCGGGATTTGATGGTGTAGAAATTCATGGTGCGAATGGATATTTAATTCAACAATTTTTCTCTGCTTATTCTAATCACCGTAGCGACCATTGGGGAGGTTCATTAGAGAAAAGAATGAATTTCCCACTTGCTGTTATAGAAGAAGTAAAACGTGTACGTGATCACTATGCTAGCAAGCAATTTATTATAGGCTATCGATTTTCACCTGAAGAGCAGGAGGAATCGGGTATAAAGATGGATGATACAGTAGCATTTGTAAATAGGTTGGCTGACCAAGAGCTTTCCTATCTACATCTTTCTGTAAAGAATGTGTGGTCTCTTCCGCGGAGCGGTTCAAATCGAACATTAACACGGACAGAAATCTTTCGAGATGTCATTGCTGGCAGAACTAGTTTTATTTCACTAGGATCCATTTATACACCTGATGAAGCGCTAGATGTATTGGAGAAAGATGTACCTCTATTTGCATTAGGTAGAGAGATATTAATGGAACCAGATTGGGTGAAAAAAGTAGAGGAAGGCAGAGAAGAGAATATTGTGATCATCCTGCCTCGAGATAGCAGAAGTAAATTAGAAATCCCTAATCAAATGTGGGCTAACATAATCACTCGAGATGGTATGCCAGAAAAACGATAA
- a CDS encoding LysR family transcriptional regulator, which translates to MNFFQLEVFLKVVENGSFTRAGDQIGLTQSGVSHNITALETELGVNLLKRGRNGVSLTTAGEYIIPHIRAIVENMAHIEQKVAAVNGMEMGKLSIGSFPSFTARFIPSLFSIYKEKFPNIEIRLYEGGYDEIIKWVEEGTVDFGFAALPVKSVKFIPLLNDPLSAVIYEGHHFENNSIINLEDFIGENFIMLRSGCETLIEEKFREAKIKPNISYDIKDNQTVLSMVAGKLGITIMPDLALSKELKDIRSLPLNPKIFREIGLVKKSAKELTPAATEFSKIVQDYFINR; encoded by the coding sequence TTGAATTTTTTTCAGTTAGAAGTCTTTTTAAAAGTTGTAGAGAATGGAAGTTTTACAAGAGCAGGAGACCAAATAGGACTTACTCAATCAGGAGTCAGTCATAATATAACAGCGCTAGAGACAGAACTTGGTGTGAACTTATTAAAACGTGGACGAAATGGAGTATCTTTAACCACTGCAGGTGAGTATATTATCCCCCATATACGTGCAATTGTTGAAAATATGGCACATATTGAGCAAAAGGTTGCAGCTGTGAATGGGATGGAAATGGGAAAACTTTCAATTGGGAGTTTTCCCAGCTTTACTGCTAGATTTATACCATCTTTATTTTCTATCTATAAAGAAAAATTCCCTAACATAGAGATAAGGCTTTATGAAGGAGGTTACGATGAAATCATAAAATGGGTAGAAGAAGGAACCGTAGATTTTGGTTTTGCAGCATTACCAGTCAAAAGTGTTAAATTTATTCCTCTGTTAAATGATCCCTTATCCGCTGTGATATATGAAGGTCATCATTTCGAAAATAATTCTATTATCAATTTAGAAGACTTTATTGGAGAAAACTTTATTATGTTGCGATCCGGCTGTGAAACACTGATAGAAGAAAAATTTCGTGAAGCAAAGATAAAACCAAACATTTCATACGATATTAAAGATAACCAAACAGTGCTTTCAATGGTTGCTGGAAAGCTAGGAATTACAATTATGCCTGACCTAGCCTTATCCAAAGAACTAAAAGATATACGTAGTCTACCGCTGAATCCCAAAATCTTCAGAGAGATTGGATTGGTTAAGAAATCAGCAAAAGAACTAACTCCAGCCGCAACAGAATTTTCCAAGATTGTTCAAGACTATTTTATAAACCGCTAA
- the ybaK gene encoding Cys-tRNA(Pro) deacylase, giving the protein MKKDKTNAMRILDKEKIEYSMMSYDPDDGKIDGVSVAEKIGREVREVYKTLIAQGNSKNYHVFIIPVDEELNLKAAAKAVSEKKIEMIAVKDITKVSGYIRGGCSPVGMKKLFSTCIDESAQSLETMIVSGGKIGIQIELKVDDLAKVTRAQFGEVTK; this is encoded by the coding sequence ATGAAAAAAGATAAAACAAATGCGATGCGAATATTAGATAAAGAAAAAATTGAATATTCGATGATGTCATATGATCCAGACGATGGGAAAATTGATGGCGTATCAGTAGCCGAGAAAATTGGAAGAGAAGTGAGAGAAGTATATAAAACGTTAATCGCTCAAGGGAATAGTAAAAATTATCATGTGTTTATTATTCCGGTAGATGAGGAACTAAATTTAAAAGCTGCCGCAAAAGCAGTAAGTGAAAAGAAGATTGAAATGATTGCTGTGAAAGATATTACGAAAGTGTCAGGATATATTCGTGGTGGTTGTTCACCAGTCGGAATGAAGAAGTTATTTTCTACATGTATTGATGAAAGTGCCCAATCACTTGAAACGATGATAGTAAGTGGCGGGAAAATTGGTATACAAATTGAGCTTAAAGTAGATGACTTGGCGAAAGTGACGAGAGCGCAGTTTGGAGAGGTAACGAAGTAA
- a CDS encoding histidine--tRNA ligase: MEMKNVKGTKDYLPEEQVLRNKIKRACEDTFERYGCKPLETPMLNMYELMSYKYGGGDEILKEIYTLKDQGKRDLALRYDLTIPFAKVVAKNPNLRLPFKRYEIGKVFRDGPIKQGRFREFIQCDVDIVGVESVMAEAELMSMAFELFQTLNLEITIQYNNRKLLNGILQAINIPTELTSDVILSLDKIEKIGIDGVRKDVLERGISEEMADTICNTVLSCLKLTIVDFKEAFNNQLVADGVNELQQLQQYLIALGISENTIFNPFLARGLTMYTGTVYEIFLKDGSITSSIGSGGRYDNIIGAFRGDNMNYPTVGISFGLDVIYTALSQKETISSTADLFIIPLGTELQCLQIAQQLRSTTSLKVELELAGRKLKRALNYANKENIPYVLIIGEEELSTNTVVLRNMKEGSEVKVPLSSLKDNPFNNYCNMPSTL; encoded by the coding sequence ATGGAAATGAAAAATGTAAAAGGCACAAAAGACTATTTACCAGAGGAGCAAGTGCTGCGAAATAAAATTAAAAGGGCTTGTGAAGATACGTTTGAACGATACGGATGCAAACCGTTAGAGACACCAATGTTAAATATGTATGAGCTTATGTCTTACAAGTACGGCGGTGGCGATGAAATATTAAAAGAAATATATACACTAAAGGATCAAGGAAAACGTGATCTTGCCTTACGATACGATTTAACTATTCCATTCGCAAAAGTTGTGGCAAAGAATCCGAACCTCCGCCTCCCTTTTAAACGTTATGAAATCGGGAAAGTATTTCGAGATGGGCCAATTAAACAAGGAAGATTTCGCGAATTTATACAATGCGACGTTGATATAGTCGGTGTAGAATCAGTCATGGCAGAAGCGGAACTCATGAGCATGGCGTTTGAGCTGTTCCAAACATTAAACTTAGAGATAACGATCCAATATAATAACCGAAAATTGTTAAATGGTATTCTTCAGGCCATTAACATCCCTACTGAATTAACAAGTGACGTCATTTTATCATTAGACAAAATCGAAAAGATTGGGATTGATGGTGTACGAAAAGATGTATTAGAGCGCGGCATTTCTGAAGAAATGGCTGATACAATATGTAATACTGTATTATCTTGTCTAAAGCTTACAATTGTTGACTTTAAAGAAGCTTTCAATAACCAACTCGTTGCCGATGGCGTAAACGAATTACAACAATTACAGCAATATTTAATCGCTCTCGGAATAAGTGAAAATACAATATTCAATCCGTTTTTAGCAAGAGGACTCACAATGTATACAGGGACTGTATATGAAATCTTCCTAAAAGATGGCTCAATTACATCTAGCATAGGTAGTGGCGGCCGTTACGATAACATTATTGGAGCATTCCGTGGTGATAATATGAACTATCCAACAGTCGGTATCTCATTCGGTTTAGACGTTATTTATACAGCACTTTCGCAGAAAGAAACAATATCATCTACAGCGGATCTATTTATCATCCCACTCGGGACAGAGTTACAATGCTTACAAATCGCCCAGCAATTACGTTCTACCACTTCCTTAAAAGTTGAACTTGAGCTAGCTGGACGCAAATTAAAACGTGCCCTTAATTATGCCAACAAAGAGAATATCCCTTACGTGCTTATTATTGGTGAAGAAGAACTTAGTACAAACACTGTTGTGCTGCGGAATATGAAGGAAGGTAGTGAGGTGAAGGTTCCCCTTTCTTCTTTGAAAGATAATCCATTTAATAATTATTGTAATATGCCTAGCACGTTATGA
- a CDS encoding winged helix-turn-helix transcriptional regulator, with protein sequence MDCSNENNINYPFLNKYSCPVEAMVEVIGGKWKGVILYHLLDGTKRFNELKRLKPNITQRMLTLQLRELEADGIIHREVYREVPPKVEYSLTELGESLRPVILLMMEWATHNMEKVLESRNTQNKS encoded by the coding sequence ATGGATTGTTCGAATGAAAATAATATAAATTACCCATTTTTAAATAAATATTCTTGTCCAGTTGAAGCTATGGTTGAGGTGATTGGAGGGAAATGGAAAGGGGTAATTTTGTATCATTTATTAGATGGTACAAAGCGGTTTAATGAATTAAAAAGATTAAAACCTAATATCACACAAAGAATGTTAACACTTCAGCTTAGAGAACTTGAAGCAGATGGCATCATACATCGTGAAGTATACCGTGAAGTGCCGCCAAAAGTAGAATATTCGTTAACTGAGCTTGGTGAATCACTTCGTCCAGTGATTCTATTAATGATGGAATGGGCAACTCATAATATGGAGAAGGTTTTGGAGAGTCGGAATACACAAAATAAAAGTTAA
- a CDS encoding NAD(P)H-dependent oxidoreductase → MTNTNQITKEKIMEAFHFRHACKEFDPMHKISEEDFKFILETGRLSPSSFGYEPWKFIVVQNKELREKLQPYSWGAGGQLATASHFVIVLSRNIKDMHYDAEYIKYMMNDIIGLPEDTQKIRYEFFKKFQESDFNLLQSDRAVFDWASKQTYIALGNMMTSAAQIGIDSCPIEGFDKEEVDSLLRQEGIIQGDNLEVSVMVAFGYRKEEPKRDKTRQTMDTIVEWIK, encoded by the coding sequence ATGACAAATACAAACCAAATTACAAAAGAAAAAATTATGGAGGCTTTTCATTTCAGACATGCATGTAAAGAGTTCGATCCTATGCACAAAATTTCAGAAGAGGACTTCAAATTCATTTTAGAAACAGGAAGACTATCCCCTTCTTCTTTTGGATATGAGCCTTGGAAATTTATTGTCGTACAAAATAAAGAATTAAGAGAAAAACTACAACCGTATTCATGGGGCGCTGGTGGGCAACTTGCAACAGCAAGCCACTTCGTCATTGTTCTTTCAAGAAACATTAAAGATATGCACTATGATGCAGAGTATATTAAATATATGATGAACGATATTATTGGATTGCCTGAAGACACTCAAAAAATTAGATATGAATTCTTCAAAAAGTTCCAGGAATCAGATTTTAACTTATTACAATCCGATCGTGCTGTATTTGATTGGGCATCTAAACAAACTTATATTGCTTTAGGTAATATGATGACGAGCGCAGCTCAAATCGGTATTGATTCTTGTCCAATAGAAGGGTTTGATAAAGAGGAAGTAGATTCTTTACTTCGTCAAGAAGGCATTATACAAGGTGATAATCTTGAAGTATCAGTTATGGTTGCCTTTGGTTACCGTAAAGAAGAGCCAAAGCGTGATAAAACAAGACAGACTATGGATACAATTGTTGAATGGATTAAGTAA
- a CDS encoding DUF1292 domain-containing protein: protein MNMSDIEVGEVFTLSDENNEEQEVEVLGAMDVEGAEYIAVAFVEDIQTETEEDIDIFFLKVEEDNEFSYIENDEEFDKVSAAFDKILDEQEQE from the coding sequence ATGAATATGTCTGATATTGAAGTTGGCGAAGTGTTTACTCTTAGTGATGAGAATAACGAAGAGCAAGAAGTAGAAGTACTTGGAGCGATGGATGTCGAAGGCGCAGAGTATATTGCAGTTGCCTTTGTTGAAGATATCCAAACAGAAACTGAGGAAGACATTGATATTTTCTTTTTAAAAGTAGAAGAAGATAATGAGTTTTCATACATTGAAAATGATGAAGAGTTTGATAAAGTATCTGCTGCTTTTGATAAGATTTTAGATGAACAAGAACAAGAGTAA
- a CDS encoding pyruvate kinase — MTIDRICTIGPASNNKETLAQLIKNGMKIVRLNLSHGTHESHKDIIRLVKSLDDSIKFLGDVQGPKIRLGEVKGEQITLQAGDSFILHTKPVTGSNTEASVDYEGIANDVKVDSRILINDGEVELIVEKISTDKIETKVKTGGNISSHKGVNLPGAVVRLPAITEKDKKDIQFLLEENVDFIACSFVRKPSHIKEIRDFIQQYKETSPNLIAKIETMEAIENFQDICKAADGIMIARGDLGVELPYQCIPLLQKMMIQECNRTNTYVITATQMLQSMVDHSIPTRAEVTDVFQAVLDGTNAVMLSAESASGEHPIESVRTLRLVSEFAEHVKKDGPFAMKDVLELLHKSLNE; from the coding sequence ATGACAATCGATCGAATTTGTACAATTGGACCCGCAAGTAATAATAAAGAAACGTTAGCACAGTTAATAAAGAATGGTATGAAAATTGTTCGACTGAATTTATCGCATGGCACGCATGAAAGTCATAAAGACATCATTCGTTTAGTGAAATCATTAGATGACTCTATTAAATTTTTGGGTGATGTACAAGGTCCTAAAATAAGATTGGGTGAAGTGAAGGGAGAGCAAATTACACTTCAGGCAGGAGATTCTTTTATTTTACATACAAAACCAGTTACAGGGAGTAATACAGAAGCAAGTGTTGATTATGAAGGAATTGCGAATGATGTGAAAGTAGACAGTAGAATTTTGATTAATGATGGAGAAGTTGAATTAATTGTTGAAAAGATAAGTACGGACAAAATAGAAACAAAGGTTAAAACAGGTGGCAATATCTCATCTCATAAAGGAGTTAATTTACCAGGTGCGGTTGTTCGTTTACCAGCTATTACAGAGAAAGATAAAAAAGATATTCAGTTTCTTTTAGAAGAGAATGTTGATTTTATCGCATGTTCTTTCGTAAGAAAACCTAGTCATATAAAAGAAATACGAGATTTTATACAACAGTATAAAGAAACGTCACCTAATTTAATTGCAAAAATAGAAACGATGGAAGCAATCGAGAATTTTCAAGATATATGTAAAGCAGCAGATGGAATTATGATTGCAAGGGGCGATTTAGGAGTAGAGTTACCATATCAATGCATTCCGCTTTTACAGAAAATGATGATTCAGGAATGTAATCGAACAAATACATATGTCATTACAGCAACACAAATGCTTCAATCTATGGTAGATCATTCTATTCCAACAAGAGCAGAGGTGACTGATGTGTTTCAAGCTGTACTGGACGGGACGAATGCAGTTATGCTTTCAGCTGAAAGTGCATCAGGAGAACATCCAATCGAAAGTGTGAGAACATTACGTCTCGTTTCAGAATTTGCGGAGCATGTTAAAAAAGATGGACCTTTTGCGATGAAAGATGTACTGGAGTTACTGCATAAATCACTGAATGAGTGA
- a CDS encoding SDR family oxidoreductase, producing MKKIAIVTGATRLNGIGAAVCKVLAQKGIDIFFTYWPKYDKAMPWGMSDQEPFLLKKEIESYDVRCEMAEINLSQSYSPNRLFYMVSERLGDPSILINNAVYSTHTRIEELDVEQLDKHYTVNVRATMLLSSLFIKHYSLKTSGSIINLTSGQSVGPMPDELAYAATKGAIEAFTKSVAPVAMEKGITVNAVDPGPTNTGWITEELKHYLVWKFPQGRVGETMDAARLISFLVSEEAKWVTGQVIHSNGGYS from the coding sequence GTGAAGAAAATAGCAATTGTAACAGGGGCAACTCGTCTGAATGGAATTGGTGCAGCTGTATGCAAGGTGCTTGCTCAAAAGGGGATAGACATTTTTTTCACGTATTGGCCAAAGTATGATAAAGCGATGCCATGGGGAATGAGTGATCAAGAACCCTTTTTGCTGAAAAAGGAAATTGAAAGTTACGATGTGCGATGTGAAATGGCAGAAATCAATTTATCGCAGTCTTATTCGCCAAATCGTTTGTTTTATATGGTATCAGAACGGTTAGGTGATCCATCTATTCTAATTAATAATGCAGTGTATTCTACTCATACGAGAATTGAGGAATTAGATGTAGAGCAGTTGGATAAACATTATACAGTTAATGTTCGGGCTACTATGTTATTAAGTTCATTGTTTATAAAACATTATTCACTTAAAACGAGCGGGAGTATTATTAATCTTACTTCAGGGCAGTCAGTAGGTCCAATGCCAGATGAACTAGCATATGCAGCAACGAAGGGAGCAATTGAAGCATTTACAAAGTCAGTAGCACCAGTAGCGATGGAGAAGGGGATTACTGTTAATGCCGTTGATCCAGGACCAACAAATACAGGGTGGATTACAGAAGAATTAAAACATTATTTAGTATGGAAATTCCCGCAAGGTAGAGTTGGAGAAACAATGGATGCTGCGCGCTTAATTTCTTTTTTAGTAAGTGAAGAAGCGAAATGGGTTACTGGGCAAGTCATTCACTCGAATGGTGGTTATTCATAA
- a CDS encoding putative ABC transporter permease subunit: MSKIWTLTKVLLKLNYADFITDKKKRGAYLFSFAAILFVGFLIFGSMTHGMYEGLKQLGQEPGMIIAMGLAIASIWVFLISITNILTVFYYSNDIEMLLPLPLKPAQIISAKFLTVLITQYVMSSFILLPIFITYGLKSGAFITYYIYMIFIYLLFPIVPLILASLLMTIIMRYTNIAKNKDRGNIFIGIVSILFIVGINVFMQWRNKSAFSGDGAAEYLVNNQSSLIVQMTNYFPTTYFGAVALVESANWKGPLYVIIFAVISFVFFVLFYYVAERTYLKGVIGLSTSTAKKQVISAEGLQKSTVQSSHLKAYVKKEFKTLFRTPQFFLNCIVQTFVMPIMLFFILFVQDGNLKFITEYINNPETTGFAIGVGLCASLFLMGSNVIATTSFSRDGSSWFVNRYLPVKASDIFFAKAITAWLINVIILAVFGITMAVVAGISPVFMLLWFLLSANGLLLINLIGTRWDAQTADIHWDTEQKLFKSRYTTLWNFLANILIALIIVAGVSVLYFFLHVGLWVMFIVLFVMFTIVNYIFIKMLKLGAERILSNIQ, translated from the coding sequence ATGAGTAAAATTTGGACGTTAACGAAGGTACTATTAAAATTAAATTATGCAGATTTTATAACAGATAAAAAGAAGCGAGGGGCGTATTTATTTTCATTTGCAGCTATTTTATTTGTTGGCTTTTTAATATTTGGTTCGATGACGCACGGAATGTATGAAGGTCTGAAACAATTAGGGCAAGAGCCGGGAATGATTATTGCAATGGGACTTGCGATTGCGAGTATATGGGTATTTTTAATAAGTATAACGAACATTTTAACTGTATTTTACTACAGCAATGACATTGAAATGTTACTGCCGTTACCATTAAAACCAGCGCAAATTATTTCGGCAAAATTTTTAACGGTATTAATTACACAGTACGTAATGAGTTCATTCATTTTATTACCAATCTTCATTACGTACGGTTTAAAAAGTGGCGCATTTATTACATATTACATATATATGATTTTTATTTACTTACTCTTCCCAATCGTGCCGTTAATATTAGCTTCGTTACTGATGACAATTATTATGAGGTATACAAATATAGCGAAAAATAAAGATCGAGGAAATATATTTATTGGAATCGTAAGTATACTATTTATTGTAGGAATTAACGTATTTATGCAGTGGAGAAATAAAAGTGCGTTTTCTGGAGACGGGGCTGCGGAATACCTTGTAAATAATCAATCTTCTCTTATAGTACAAATGACAAACTATTTTCCAACTACATATTTTGGAGCAGTGGCATTAGTAGAAAGTGCAAATTGGAAAGGTCCTTTATATGTAATAATCTTTGCAGTTATTTCATTTGTCTTCTTTGTGTTGTTTTATTACGTTGCAGAGCGTACATATTTAAAAGGGGTTATTGGACTTTCAACGAGTACAGCAAAGAAACAAGTTATTTCGGCGGAAGGTTTACAGAAATCAACAGTACAAAGTTCGCATTTAAAAGCGTATGTGAAAAAAGAATTTAAAACGTTATTCCGTACACCACAATTTTTCTTAAATTGTATTGTACAAACTTTCGTTATGCCAATTATGTTGTTCTTTATTTTATTTGTGCAAGATGGAAATTTAAAGTTTATTACAGAGTATATTAACAATCCAGAGACAACAGGATTCGCAATTGGTGTTGGTCTTTGTGCATCGTTATTTTTAATGGGTAGTAACGTCATTGCAACAACGTCATTTTCGCGAGATGGAAGCTCTTGGTTTGTGAATCGTTATTTACCTGTAAAAGCTTCGGACATCTTTTTTGCGAAAGCAATAACGGCTTGGTTAATTAATGTAATTATTTTAGCAGTATTCGGTATTACGATGGCAGTTGTAGCAGGAATTTCTCCTGTTTTCATGTTACTGTGGTTTTTACTAAGTGCGAACGGGTTATTGTTAATTAATTTAATCGGTACACGCTGGGATGCACAAACTGCAGATATACATTGGGATACAGAACAGAAATTATTTAAAAGCCGATATACAACATTGTGGAATTTTTTAGCTAATATTTTAATAGCTTTAATTATTGTAGCGGGAGTAAGTGTATTATACTTCTTCCTTCATGTCGGACTGTGGGTTATGTTTATCGTTTTATTTGTAATGTTTACGATTGTAAATTATATCTTTATTAAAATGTTAAAATTAGGTGCTGAACGTATACTGTCAAATATTCAATAA
- a CDS encoding ABC transporter ATP-binding protein — MIEITNVSKSYNGSTYAVKDLSLSVPSGEIFGFLGPNGAGKSTTIKMITGIHGVDKGTITINGKNIMEEPMEAKKTFGYVPDSPDMFLRLKGIEYLNFMADMYEVPKEVRQERIESLAKKFDLYNALSDQIQSYSHGMRQKIVIIGVLVHEPDVWILDEPLTGLDPKSAYILKEMMREHADKGKIVFFSTHVLEVAEKICDRVAIINKGNLQFKGNLDEMRDHFKSNESLEKMFLEMTGNE, encoded by the coding sequence ATGATTGAAATTACGAATGTGTCAAAAAGTTATAATGGGTCTACTTATGCAGTAAAAGATTTAAGTTTATCTGTACCTAGCGGCGAAATCTTTGGATTTTTAGGACCGAATGGTGCGGGTAAATCAACGACAATTAAGATGATTACTGGTATTCACGGAGTGGACAAAGGGACTATTACGATTAACGGAAAAAATATTATGGAAGAGCCGATGGAAGCGAAGAAGACGTTTGGTTATGTGCCGGATAGTCCGGATATGTTTTTACGTTTAAAAGGAATTGAATATTTAAACTTTATGGCTGATATGTATGAAGTGCCGAAAGAAGTAAGACAAGAACGAATAGAGTCTTTAGCGAAGAAGTTTGATCTTTATAATGCATTATCTGATCAAATTCAAAGTTATTCGCACGGTATGAGACAAAAAATCGTTATTATTGGTGTGCTCGTGCATGAACCAGATGTATGGATTTTAGATGAACCGTTAACAGGGCTTGATCCGAAATCTGCATATATTTTAAAAGAAATGATGAGAGAACACGCGGATAAAGGAAAGATTGTATTTTTCTCTACACACGTATTAGAAGTAGCGGAAAAAATCTGTGACCGCGTCGCGATTATTAATAAGGGGAATTTGCAGTTTAAAGGGAATTTAGATGAAATGAGAGATCATTTTAAATCCAATGAATCACTTGAAAAAATGTTCTTGGAGATGACGGGAAATGAGTAA
- a CDS encoding DUF3796 domain-containing protein, producing MKTTWIKYLGFLGFFGFLGFFYEKGLFTMFCFFSFFTSYRTVQHDELFEQIVNKSCRNAFIVTLLTTAIIMFIEMLFPNPALQEIDIALIFGTLILTFGFSMFFYDKPVDEMEDAPWRS from the coding sequence ATGAAAACAACTTGGATAAAATATTTAGGATTTCTCGGTTTCTTCGGTTTCCTCGGATTTTTTTATGAAAAAGGATTGTTTACTATGTTCTGTTTCTTCTCCTTTTTCACATCGTATAGAACAGTTCAACACGATGAACTGTTTGAACAAATTGTCAATAAATCGTGCCGCAATGCATTTATCGTTACGTTACTAACTACCGCAATCATTATGTTTATTGAAATGTTATTTCCAAACCCGGCGCTACAAGAAATTGATATCGCTCTTATTTTCGGTACACTCATTCTTACGTTCGGTTTTTCTATGTTCTTTTATGATAAACCTGTTGATGAAATGGAAGATGCACCATGGCGTTCGTAA
- a CDS encoding helix-turn-helix transcriptional regulator has protein sequence MAFVTRIKEYRAKLNMTQEDLAKSIGVRRETISHLEKGKYNPSLQLAHDIAKALHSTIDEIFIFED, from the coding sequence ATGGCGTTCGTAACGAGGATAAAAGAATACCGCGCCAAATTGAACATGACACAAGAAGATTTAGCAAAGAGCATTGGTGTACGCCGTGAAACAATTAGCCACCTTGAAAAAGGTAAGTATAATCCTTCATTGCAACTCGCTCACGATATAGCGAAGGCACTTCATAGTACGATTGATGAGATTTTTATTTTTGAGGATTAA